A portion of the Acidobacteriota bacterium genome contains these proteins:
- a CDS encoding sulfoxide reductase heme-binding subunit YedZ has product MSAGAMRAVKVLVWAACTWPGANLFYNAFWGDLGINPVETLEHTSGEAALVILLCSLAITPVRRITGWNRLQSLRRLLGLWAFFYALAHLSFYILFDQACLYWADCQLKAVVDDVMKRKFILSGMVAFFAMLPLALTSTKGWIRRLGKRWQTLHRLAYVAGAAGAIHFIWKTKVPETKPYLYGGILLVLLGVRGFYTWRKKRAGWGRVSTVGNSGNIDS; this is encoded by the coding sequence ATGTCGGCGGGCGCGATGCGCGCCGTCAAGGTGCTGGTGTGGGCCGCCTGCACCTGGCCGGGCGCGAACCTTTTCTACAACGCGTTCTGGGGCGACCTCGGCATCAACCCTGTCGAGACCCTGGAGCACACCAGCGGGGAAGCCGCGCTGGTCATCCTGCTGTGTTCACTCGCCATTACACCCGTGCGGCGGATAACAGGCTGGAACCGCCTGCAGTCGCTGCGCCGCCTGCTCGGCCTCTGGGCGTTCTTTTACGCACTCGCGCATCTTTCGTTCTACATCCTGTTCGACCAGGCCTGCTTGTACTGGGCCGACTGCCAACTCAAGGCGGTGGTGGACGATGTGATGAAGCGGAAGTTCATTTTGTCGGGCATGGTCGCGTTCTTCGCGATGCTGCCGCTGGCGCTGACGTCCACCAAGGGTTGGATTCGGCGGCTGGGCAAGCGGTGGCAGACACTGCACCGTCTGGCCTATGTCGCCGGCGCCGCCGGGGCGATCCACTTCATCTGGAAAACCAAGGTTCCGGAGACAAAACCATATTTGTATGGCGGCATTCTCCTGGTGCTACTTGGGGTGCGGGGCTTTTACACTTGGCGCAAGAAGCGGGCAGGGTGGGGACGGGTCTCGACTGTGGGAAACTCCGGGAATATCGACAGCTAA